In one window of Carassius auratus strain Wakin chromosome 28, ASM336829v1, whole genome shotgun sequence DNA:
- the LOC113047664 gene encoding insulin, translating to MASPGMLLLCLCAGSLVTHSGALGTRRLCGIQLVDALLLVCGEKGLSYRPARRVREHAFRVMMRSSVPFLWQTGATAPSGERGSVAKRGIVEQCCHFYCDYYDLENYCNT from the exons ATGGCCAGCCCTGGGATGCTGCTGCTGTGTCTGTGTGCCGGCTCTCTGGTGACCCACAGCGGCGCGCTCGGGACTCGAAGGCTGTGCGGGATCCAGCTCGTGGACGCGCTGCTGCTCGTCTGTGGAGAGAAGGGTCTCTCCTACCGGCCTGCCAGGCGGGTCAGAGAGCACGCTTTCC GTGTCATGATGAGGAGCAGTGTCCCCTTCCTGTGGCAGACTGGAGCAACTGCTCCGAGTGGAGAGAGAGGTTCTGTTGCAAAGAGAGGCATTGTGGAGCAGTGCTGTCATTTCTACTGTGACTATTACGACCTGGAGAATTACTGTAACACATAG